GTGCTGTTCGACACCAGCCACCTGAGCGACGTCGGGTGCACATACCGGCTGCTAAGGCGGGAGGCCCTCGAACAGGTCCGGCACCGCTTCACCGTCGGCGGCGAGCACTTCGGTCCCGAGCTCATGCTCCTGTGCCTCACGGCCGACCTCCGGGTCGTCGAGGTGCCTGTCAACTACCTGCCCAGGGTGGGCGTCTCCTCGGTCACCGGCGACCTGGGCAAGGCCGTACGCCTGGGGCTACGCATGGCCGGGTTCATCGTGGCCTTCCGCCTGCGGAGCCTCGGACGTACCCACGGTCACCCGGGCAACCGCCGGATCGACCGCGACGCCTGGCGGGTGGTGAGGATCCACGCCAACGGGCTGCTGCCCCACGTCGACGGCCGGGCCAGCGCCCCCGCGGCGGAGGCGGTCGTCGGTGGCCGGCGGGCCGTGGCCCCGCCCACGGGCTGACCCTGGACCGCATCGCGCGGGCCGCCCCTCTGGCGGTGGTCGTGGCCGCCTTCGCCGCTTCGGTCGTGCTGCTGCCGCGCGCCGACGTGCCTATCGGCGACGACTGGGTCTACGCCCGGTCGGTGTGGACGCTGCTCGACGGCGGTGGGCTCGTCATCGAGGACGCATCGGTGGTCACCCTCGTGGCCCAAGTGGTGTGGGGCTCCCTCTTCGCATGGTTGTGGGAGCCGACGTTCGTGGCCCTGCGGTACTCCACCGCGACGGCCGCGGCCGGGGGCGCGGTAGCTGTCTACCTGCTGTGCCGCCTCCTCGGGGCGGGACGCAGTTGGGCGGCGGTCGGGGCCGCCTTGTGGTTGTTCAACCCGCTCAACTACGTGCTGGCCAACAGCTACATGACCGACTCGACGTTCGCCGCCCTCCTGGCGATCGCGGCCTACTTCTACGTACGAGGGCTAGGAGGGTGGTGCCTAGGCCCTCCCCCGGCGGCCGAACGCCCCGTTCGCGGCTCGGCGACATCGCAGAGGTACAGGTCCGATGCAGGTCGGCCGCCCCGGCGCGCAGCGCCGAACGCGAAAGACACCACCCTGCTGGGCGTGGGCGTGGGCGTGGGCTGGGTGGTGGCCGGCTCGGCGGCCTCAGCCGTCGCCTTCCTGGTCCGCCAGCAGGGCCTGCTCATCCCGCTGGCGGTGCTCGCCTACCTGTGGCTCAGCCGGCGGTCGTGGGGCCGTGCCGGGCGGGCGCTGGTCGTCCCCGTGGCCGCCGTCCCGGCGTTGACCGCGGCCCTCTACTGGGCGTGGTTGGCGTTGTCCCACGGCGTCCCCGGCGGCCAGCGCATGTTCAGCGACGAGCTGTCGCTGATCTGGCGGGCCCAGACGCCACGGTTCCTGGGCGAGCTGGCCGCCGTCCAACTGCTCTACGCCGGGCTCTTCGTCCTGCCCGTGGCAGCCGCCGCGGCCCTGGCCGGGCCCCGCCTGGCCCGTGGCCTGCCACCCCGGGGGCGCCGCTGGCTGATCGTGGTGCTGGGGGTGGTGGCCACCGGTGCGCTGGCCTTGACCGTCACCGGCCGGTACATGCCCTATGTGCCTCAGTACCTGGCTTCGTGGGGGCTGGGCCCGGCCGACGTCCAGGGCGGGCGCCCCGAGGTCGTGAGCGGCCTGTGGCTGTGGGTGCTCACGGCCGTGGTCGTAATGGCCACGGCGGTAGGCGCCGCGCTGGTGGTGCGCCGGCTTGCCGGGCCCGAGGCCCCCGGAGGGCCCGGGGCCGGCTTGTTGCTGGTGATGCTGGTGGCCCAGGCCGGGGGAGCGGTGCCCGCCTCCCTCCACTTCCAGAACCCGGGCGGGATCATGACGATCACCATGGACCGGTACCTGTTACCGCTGCTCCCACTGGCCCTGTGCCTGGCCGTGTGGGCCGCCGCCGGCCTGCGGGTGCCCTCTTGGCCGGCATGGGGGCTGGTCGCCGTCCTGGCCGTGGTGTCGGTGGCCGGGGCGCGGGACCTGCTCGTCCTCCAGCGCACGATCTGGGAGGTGGCCGCGGCCGCCAACCGGGCAGGCGTGGAGGACCGGTTCATGGACGCCGGCGCCCAGTGGAACGGCGAGCGCCTCCACCGGGACTTCGACGACCTACCGCCGCCCGACCCCGAGCGGGTCTGGTGGCTCAACCTGTTCGCCCCCCAGACCGACCCCCAGTACGTGGTGTCGACCCTGCCCCTGCCCGGTTACGTCGAGGTCAGCACGACCACCTACCGCACGTGGCTCCCACCCCGGGACAACCCCCTGCTGTTCCTCCGCCGCGACGACGTGGCCCCGCGGCCCGGAGCTGCGCCCTAAGCCGAGGGACCGATCCCCTTGGCGGTCGGCGCGCCGACCCGCCGACCGGCCGACCTGGCCCTTGCCTGACCTCTAGGTGGGACCGAGCCCCAGACGGGGCGGTCGGTCGCCCGGGAAGGGCTCGGGCACCCGCCACTTTGGGGGGGAACCAGGATCAGGCTGGGGGCGGGCCCTCGTCGCCGTCGTCCCGCCGTACCTCCTGCTCCCGGCGCCGGAGGTCGGCCTCCCACGCCCTGAGGCGCTCTTCGTCGCCGGGGCGGGTACGGGGGACGAAATCCTCTCGGTCCTCGGGCCCGAGGGCCCGCCTCCGGGGTGGCGGAGCGGGCCGACGGCCGCCGGCGCCCGGCGCGCTGGCGGTGCCGCCGGGCCGCCACCCGGCGTAGAGGGGCCGGCCCACCGCCAACCAGACGATGGAACCGATGGTCGAGAACAACAAGACGATCAGCAACCACGTCATCTTGGGCAGGTTCCTGATCAGCACCTCCTCCGACGAGATCACGTCGAGGATGCAATAGACCCACACCGCCAAGGCGATGAAACCCACCAAACCGAGACCTGCGAAGCGGAACACGACCCCTCCCTCCCGCCGGGCGGCTCTGCCCGCCGGCCCATCGAGTGCCTCAATTCGCCCATATCGTTACCAGCTCGCGGCCCCGAGGGGCTTCTTCGGGGTGGGGCGGTGGCTAATGCCGGGCGCCGGCCCGGCGGGCCACGACCACGTTGTGGGCGCACAGGCGGCGTACGCCGGGCAGATGCTCGACCACCTTCTCGACCCCTGCGAAGGCGCCCAGCAGTGACCTCGGGGCGAAGTCGGGGACCAGGCCGAGCTGAGCCGAGGAGACGACGCAGGCCCCGGCCCGCTCCAGCCCTCCGACGATCTCCGCCTCGGGCACGAGCCGCTCGTCACCACAGTCCTGGGGGACACGCTTCATCAGGTAGGGCCAGTAGGGGTTGCGGGGGTTGTGGTCCCAGATGAGCACGTGGCCCCCCGGGCGGGTCACCCTCACCATCTCGGCCAGCGTCAGGCGTACGGCCTCCGGGTCGATCACATGGTGGAGCACGGCCACGCAGTACACGAGGTCGAAGCACTGGTCGGGGAACGGCAGGGCCCCTTGGGCCACGGCCGCCGGGAGCCCCGGCCGGCGCTCGGACAGCACGTCGAGCATGCCCGCCGATGGTTCAGCCCCGTAAGCCCGGAACCCGGCCGCGGCCACCTTCTCGAGCAGGGCGCCGGTGCCGCACCCGACGTCGAGGACCCGCCCGCCCACCGGTGCCCACTGGCGGACGGCGGCCACCCGCTTGCGGTGGTAGTGGCCCATCACGTGCGCGGGGATGGCGCCGTCGTAGTGGCCGGCGATCTCGTCGAAGTGGCTGTGCCGGTGCGCGTGCCCCCTCGGGGAACCTTGACCGTGGAGGGGCTCGCCCGGCGCCTCGCCGTGGTGGTCCCCGGCGGGCCGGTCGGTGCTGGCCGTCGAGCCCGTCATGGTGGTCGTCCTCCCTGTGGCTGCCCTGGCGTGCCCCCGAGGTTAGGCGCGGCCGGCAGGCCCGATGGCGTGACCGCGGCGGTCACCGCGCCGGGCTGACGGCTACGTAGTCGAAGCGGCGCAGC
This Actinomycetota bacterium DNA region includes the following protein-coding sequences:
- a CDS encoding class I SAM-dependent methyltransferase; translated protein: MTGSTASTDRPAGDHHGEAPGEPLHGQGSPRGHAHRHSHFDEIAGHYDGAIPAHVMGHYHRKRVAAVRQWAPVGGRVLDVGCGTGALLEKVAAAGFRAYGAEPSAGMLDVLSERRPGLPAAVAQGALPFPDQCFDLVYCVAVLHHVIDPEAVRLTLAEMVRVTRPGGHVLIWDHNPRNPYWPYLMKRVPQDCGDERLVPEAEIVGGLERAGACVVSSAQLGLVPDFAPRSLLGAFAGVEKVVEHLPGVRRLCAHNVVVARRAGARH
- a CDS encoding PLD nuclease N-terminal domain-containing protein is translated as MFRFAGLGLVGFIALAVWVYCILDVISSEEVLIRNLPKMTWLLIVLLFSTIGSIVWLAVGRPLYAGWRPGGTASAPGAGGRRPAPPPRRRALGPEDREDFVPRTRPGDEERLRAWEADLRRREQEVRRDDGDEGPPPA